In one Heteronotia binoei isolate CCM8104 ecotype False Entrance Well chromosome 1, APGP_CSIRO_Hbin_v1, whole genome shotgun sequence genomic region, the following are encoded:
- the LOC132587373 gene encoding neuronal PAS domain-containing protein 4-like, with protein sequence MKEKLCFAQQHPGTEIEVITEMRTSRALRARYRGSCCVALRGRFLSLHPALTSSSPILTFVAFCTLVAHLPEDGEHTSQKLSFQSLHTLDMKIAEVTESVIYHLGYHKEELINQPWYSLLHPEDVCNAAELHKALVYDAEQCNQPVVVRMLCKDLSWAWVQIMASRENGQTGELVTCTNHMLSEEEALHIQSQKSQSATFPSATLRQCTRETEPQTQSNAISVFPQASMMPRNGTLQHNCCQILGACAKKMLPAPSQPPFPTTFPIPNSAITQTPQETRFSLFPADCHKNLSYTDRSKRLPSLSPCTLCSLESTFSPASSPSADFSPVPPSTEMFPAMDTGSNPDSVLADQIHSLAEIFSQYTKQIPLEIPPNIALWPSQPPENFQTNTALDITEEFSMDEEIITTILNNLLDNGNLNLSTSELGTANNFHVSDSESQLSLLQTSLTETSPCINPCLFLQPLSSSASTDSCVPDSQWDAGFHTTFHQGKKGLD encoded by the exons ATGAAGGAGAAGCTCTGCTTTGCTCAGCAGCATCCAGGCACTG AAATTGAGGTCATCACTGAAATGCGTACCTCAAGAGCCTTGCGGGCAAGATACAGAGGGAGCTGTTGTGTGGCCTTGAGGGGAAGATTTCTTTCACTTCACCCGGCATTGACTTCCTCTTCTCCCATTTTGACTTTTGTTGCTTTTTGCACACTGGTTGCGCATTTGCCTGAAGATGGAGAACATACTTCTCAGAAGTTGTCATTCCAGAGTCTGCACACACTGGATATGAAGATTGCAGAGGTTACTGAAAG TGTTATTTACCATCTTGGTTATCACAAAGAAGAACTGATTAACCAGCCTTGGTACAGCCTCTTGCATCCTGAAGATGTCTGCAATGCTGCAGAGTTACACAAGGCTCTGG TGTATGATGCTGAACAATGCAATCAGCCTGTTGTAGTCCGTATGCTCTGCAAAGACCTGAGCTGGGCTTGGGTGCAAATCATGGCCTCGAGGGAGAATGGACAAACAGGAGAACTGGTCACTTGCACCAACCATATGCTCAG TGAGGAAGAAGCCTTGCATATCCAGAGCCAAAAGTCACAGTCTGCAACTTTCCCCTCAGCTACTCTGAGACAGTGTACCAGAGAAACAGAACCACAGACACAGTCAAATGCAATTAGTGTTTTCCCTCAAGCGTCAATGATGCCCAGGAATGGGACACTCCAGCATAATTGCTGCCAGATTCTTGGTGCCTGCGCCAAGAAGATGCTCCCAGCTCCCTCACAGCCTCCATTTCCAACCACTTTTCCTATCCCCAATTCAGCCATCACGCAGACCCCTCAAGAAACTAGATTTTCTCTTTTCCCTGCTGACTGCCACAAGAATCTCTCCTACACAGACAGATCCAAGAGACTGCCCTCCTTGAGCCCTTGTACTCTCTGCTCCCTAGAAAGTACATTTTCTCCTGCCAGCAGCCCGTCTGCAGACTTCTCTCCTGTACCCCCATCAACAGAAATGTTCCCAGCAATGGATACAGGCTCTAACCCAGACAGTGTGCTGGCTGATCAAATCCACTCCCTGGCTGAAATCTTTTCTCAGTACACAAAGCAGATACCCCTGGAGATTCCTCCCAACATTGCCCTGTGGCCTTCTCAGCCTCCTGAGAactttcagactaacacagctctAGATATCACAGAAGAATTCTCCATGGATGAAGAAATCATCACAACTATCCTAAACAACCTCCTGGACAATGGAAACTTGAACCTGTCCACTTCTGAGCTAGGAACAGCAAACAACTTCCACGTATCAGACTCTGAATCCCAACTTTCTTTACTCCAGACATCCCTAACAGAAACATCCCCTTGCATCAACCCATGCCTTTTCCTGCAGcccttgtcttcctctgcatCAACCGACTCCTGTGTGCCTGACTCTCAATGGGATGCAGGATTTCATACTACATTTCACCAAGGTAAGAAGGGTTTGGACTAA